One window from the genome of Elaeis guineensis isolate ETL-2024a chromosome 5, EG11, whole genome shotgun sequence encodes:
- the LOC105034850 gene encoding ABC transporter I family member 1: MPPLKPPLPRMLINNVSCMRNAQTVLRNINVSVHDGSALVLTGANGSGKTTFLRMLAGFSRPSAGEIFWDGHDITSPGVFQQYKLQLNWLSLKDAIVDKQTVLDNVEWFEVLEGKCGKAMGALELMGLGRLANEKARMLSMGQRKRLQLARLLAIDRPIWLLDEPSVALDDEGVRLLEYIIAEHRKKGGIVFVATHLPIQIEDAMSLRLPQRFPRRKTLVDLVR, from the coding sequence ATGCCCCCTCTGAAACCTCCACTTCCACGCATGCTCATAAACAATGTCTCCTGCATGCGTAATGCTCAGACTGTCCTCCGCAATATTAATGTCTCTGTGCATGATGGCTCTGCTCTTGTATTGACTGGTGCTAATGGCTCTGGGAAGACAACCTTCCTTCGCATGCTAGCTGGATTCTCCCGCCCTTCTGCTGGCGAGATCTTTTGGGATGGGCATGACATCACATCTCCTGGAGTATTCCAACAATACAAGCTTCAACTTAACTGGCTGTCGTTAAAAGATGCCATAGTGGATAAGCAAACTGTGTTAGACAATGTTGAGTGGTTTGAAGTCTTGGAAGGGAAATGCGGGAAAGCAATGGGGGCTCTTGAGCTCATGGGGTTAGGTAGGCTTGCAAATGAGAAGGCAAGAATGCTTTCTATGGGGCAGAGGAAGCGGTTGCAGTTGGCTAGATTGCTGGCCATAGATAGGCCCATTTGGTTGCTTGATGAGCCTTCAGTTGCATTGGATGATGAAGGAGTCCGCCTGTTGGAGTATATAATCGCAGAGCACCGGAAGAAAGGTGGAATTGTTTTTGTGGCAACCCACCTACCAATCCAGATCGAGGATGCTATGTCTTTGAGGCTCCCGCAAAGGTTCCCAAGGAGGAAAACTTTAGTTGATCTGGTCCGCTGA